One Amaranthus tricolor cultivar Red isolate AtriRed21 chromosome 10, ASM2621246v1, whole genome shotgun sequence genomic window carries:
- the LOC130825059 gene encoding zinc finger BED domain-containing protein RICESLEEPER 2-like → MIILHEYPISMVDYYGFRKYSKTLQPGFKVPCRTTTRKDIMKRYEDEKDNILALLRKVKSRISLTTDMWIASNQRKGYMAVTSHFIDNAWKLQSRIIRFLYVPAPHNVEVLADALKQCIQSWNLDLRLASITVDNCTTNDAMMDIIKDYFPYGSLLLDGEFLHMHCCAHILNLIVQDGLNAVVYDGVNRIRENVGFWTGSDKRVQKFEGVSNQLASGYKRKLTLDCKIRWNSTYEMLCVAISYKEVFAVLSGRDKLYKNPPTPEDWEKVGKICELLEVFAKLTLDFSASKTPTANIYFSKICKLKITLSTWLSSPYDYVVKMEEVMLEKYKKYWDSMNGLMGVATILDPRYKMALIRFYFAKLFDKYKYDREVSRISNLLRRLVMIMSLGVRVLKVRGNYLPI, encoded by the exons ATGATTATATTGCATGAGTACCCCATTAGCATGGTTGATTACTATGGCTTCAGGAAGTACTCTAAGACTTTACAACCTGGTTTTAAAGTACCGTGTCGTACCACTACTAGGAAGGATATAATGAAGAGATATGAGGATGAGAAGGACAATATTCTAGCTTTGTTGAGGAAAGTCAAAAGTCGAATTTCATTAACTACGGACATGTGGATTGCAAGTAATCAAAGGAAAGGCTATATGGCAGTCACTTCACATTTCATTGATAATGCGTGGAAGTTGCAAAGTCGAATCATAAG GTTTCTTTATGTCCCTGCCCCACATAATGTCGAGGTTCTTGCCGATGCATTAAAACAATGCATTCAATCATGGAACTTGGATTTGAGATTGGCATCTATCACAGTAGATAATTGTACGACTAATGATGCTATGATGGACATCATAAAGGACTATTTCCCATATGGTTCTCTACTTTTGGATGGTGAGTTCTTACATATGCATTGCTGTGCACATATACTTAATCTAATTGTTCAAGATGGATTAAATGCTGTAGTGTATGATGGAGTTAATCGAATAAGGGAAAATGTTGGGTTCTGGACTGGTTCTGATAAGAGAGTGCAAAAGTTTGAAGGTGTATCTAATCAATTAGCCTCCGGTTACAAAAGGAAATTAACCCTTGATTGTAAAATTCGTTGGAATTCAACATATGAAATGCTTTGTGTTGCTATTAGTTATAAGGAAGTGTTTGCTGTTTTAAGTGGTCGAGATAAACTATACAAAAACCCACCAACTCCTGAAGATTGGGAAAAAGTTGGGAAAATATGTGAGTTATTGGAAGTGTTTGCTAAACTTACCCTTGATTTCTCTGCCTCAAAAACTCCTACGGCTAATATTTACTTTTCTAAAATTTGCAAACTTAAAATTACTCTATCTACTTGGCTTTCATCTCCATATGATTATGTTgtgaagatggaggaagtaatgttagagaaatataagaaatattggGATAGTATGAATGGTTTGATGGGAGTTGCAACTATACTTGATCCTAGGTATAAAATGGCTCTTATTCGATTTTATTTTGCAaagttatttgataaatataaGTATGATAGAGAGGTTAGTAGAATTAGCAATCTATTAAGGAGATTAGTGATGATTATGAGTCTAGGAGTGAGAGTACTCAAAGTAAGAGGCAACTACCTTCCAATTTAG
- the LOC130825057 gene encoding lysine-specific demethylase JMJ27-like isoform X1, producing the protein MEIPTPENGERCRSTGTRNWRCRERALPGRIYCLKHYNESINRRQLHRPNKEISDANLVGDSSSSPSNIAVEPYRPVIDFGLQDNSGWTGGEQGFVGNDGICVSEPGFAVREVDMIGNDYNALGDPFDWVYIEPGFDPQKQVLLKSGIVNDNVVLLMTREAQFTPNRTSPEPNLKPNDQISIGGGNENTSIALGFVEPGFFDGNDGFVISEPGSAFEGKERVLGVAKDYNILGCDGEKSTCVSAQPGGIYGQKECKEKGVLIVDEQMVSKSISKMIGKNEVDGNFDEIDAQCSEVRIKEMMSQGQKRKRGRPKGSKSKKKMVDDQNMRNRSRIQQSKRVSGVFDNERNDDVGKRVRQLFESDSEQEDCFLGIKDVSFEDEKRIVGFEDQKVSVDEQVVKAKKKRGRPKGVKNKPKLGVKNSEKEKEQVHVSAAMGFRYAKIKNGSKKRNKDVTFSGEMNHEIVIALERLESAMGNKAERCRTHQGSTETMKDITVVTEFEKKVERRGRPKGWKSRMQDVKDDPSFKGTNGVKACPSLKRKKRGRPKGLRNKRLILVDGVIHKVISQGGRGFMVQEDMDILGFQGQCVNKKVDEEKVFDTSTSKQKISDRQLRARIGVEGGNKLKRERALMCHQCRRSEIKDIIVCSYCKKKRYCYSCISNWYPERTRKEVEEVCPFCRGNCNCKLCLQDKLVMKDRHKNMDRKIKLERLMYIMCKINPLLKRIQKEQKVELEVEATTLGKALKEEDIKTTGLDQDDRIYCDNCNTSIVNFHRSCPSCSYDLCLSCCQELRLGVRSEDLDPGSSYHDSLANNHKLDADKLQPGRGSRKSNLDGSIICPSEGCGGCGLHILELRRIFEPNWVDMLIESIDEVTTDFHLPKIDSCQECPICLSFSDASETRKAASREKMHDNFLYCPSAADIDEHQIDHFQKHWTRGEPVIVRDVFKEGSGLSWEPMVMWRAFRGAKKIMKEDTLNVKAIDCLDWCEVEIDIYNFFKGYLQGRQHSNGWPEILKLKDWPASNLFEECLPRHFAEFIMMLPYSNYTHPESGILNLATKVPNSAPKPDLGPKTYIAYGIVEELGQGDSVTKLHCDISDAVNVLMHTTKVNVCSMQQRVIHNLQKSSRVQTPLSSDKLDNDTTKTIDVGLNFSTDTFFCACGTGEKCSAKDFPCAEVAGSASVDHLSEISFSAQKRENDQRVNYNEIHFANGAGFSKSFDCPELACIDGESNLFSAFPGLDENIVKGGAVWDIFRREDAPKLQEYLKRHQQEFYHINNLPVKSVVHPIHDQTFYLTKTHKKQLKEEFGVEPWTFEQHLGEAVFIPAGCPHQVRNRVSCIKVALDFVSPENVEECIRLTEEFRLLPKNHRSKEDKLEVKKMALYAADSVVKEFNKLKIDSK; encoded by the exons ATGGAGATTCCGACGCCGGAAAACGGCGAAAGATGTCGGAGTACAGGGACACGGAATTGGAGGTGTCGTGAAAGAGCTCTCCCTGGAAGAATTTACTGTCTAAAACATTATAATGAAAGCATTAACCGGAGACAACTTCACCGCCCTAATAAGGAAATCTCCGACGCTAATCTGGTCGGagattcttcttcttctccttccaATATTGCTGTTGAACCGTATCGACCGGTGATTGATTTCGGgttgcaagataattccggttgGACCGGTGGTGAGCAGGGTTTTGTAGGGAATGATGGAATTTGCGTTAGTGAACCGGGTTTTGCCGTTAGAGAAGTGGATATGATTGGAAATGATTATAATGCGCTTGGAGATCCGTTTGATTGGGTCTATATTGAACCGGGTTTTGATCCCCAAAAACAGGTTTTATTAAAAAGCGGCATTGTAAATGACAATGTAGTCCTTCTTATGACGAGGGAGGCTCAATTTACTCCGAACCGCACCAGTCCTGAACCGAACCTTAAACCAAATGATCAAATTTCAATTGGAGGTGGTAATGAAAACACCAGCATTGCCCTTGGTTTTGTAGAACCGGGTTTTTTTGATGGAAATGATGGTTTTGTTATTAGTGAACCGGGTTcggcttttgaaggaaaagagAGGGTTTTGGGAGTAGCAAAAGACTATAATATCCTTGGGTGTGATGGTGAAAAAAGTACATGTGTAAGTGCTCAACCTGGTGGAATATATGGACAGAAAGAGTGTAAAGAAAAGGGTGTACTAATTGTAGATGAACAGATGGTAAGCAAAAGTATATCAAAAATGATTGGGAAAAACGAGGTTGATGGGAATTTTGATGAAATTGACGCCCAATGTAGTGAAGTTAGAATCAAAGAAATGATGAGTCAAGGGCAAAAACGGAAAAGGGGTAGACCAAAAGGTTCTAAGAGCAAGAAAAAGATGGTTGATGATCAAAATATGAGAAATAGGAGTAGAATTCAGCAGTCAAAAAGAGTAAGTGGGGTTTTTGATAATGAGAGAAATGATGATGTTGGTAAGAGGGTTCGGCAATTGTTTGAGTCTGATAGCGAACAAGAAGATTGCTTTCTGGGTATAAAAGatgtgagttttgaagatgaaaagagaattgtgggttttgaagatcAAAAAGTAAgtgttgatgaacaagttgtTAAGGCAAAGAAGAAGAGAGGGAGACCAAAGGGCGTGAAGAATAAGCCAAAATTGGGTGTTAAAAACAGTGAGAAGGAGAAAGAACAAGTTCATGTTAGTGCAGCAATGGGGTTTCGTTATGCTAAGATTAAGAATGGTTCAAAAAAGAGAAATAAGGATGTAACCTTTTCTGGTGAAATGAATCATGAAATTGTGATTGCTTTGGAGCGCCTTGAATCGGCAATGGGGAATAAGGCGGAAAGGTGTAGGACCCATCAAGGTTCAACGGAGACAATGAAGGATATCACTGTAGTGACTGAGTTTGAGAAGAAAGTTGAGAGGCGTGGGCGGCCCAAAGGGTGGAAGAGTAGAATGCAGGATGTGAAGGATGATCCAAGTTTTAAGGGAACTAATGGGGTTAAAGCTTGCCCTTCTCTGAAACGAAAGAAGCGTGGGCGGCCTAAAGGATTGCGAAACAAACGGTTAATCCTTGTTGATGGAGTCATTCACAAAGTTATATCACAAGGCGGAAGGGGATTCATGGTGCAGGAAGATATGGACATTTTGGGATTTCAAGGGCAGTGTGTAAATAAAAAGGTAGATGAAGAAAAAGTGTTTGATACATCAACAAGTAAACAGAAGATCTCTGACCGCCAGTTGAGAGCAAGAATTGGGGTGGAG GGTGGCAATAAATTGAAAAGAGAGCGAGCCTTAATGTGCCACCAGTGTCGCAGATCTGAGATAAAAGATATTATTGTTTGCTCATATTGCAAAAAGAAGCGCTATTGTTACTCTTGCATTTCAAATTG GTATCCTGAAAGAACAAGGAAGGAAGTAGAGGAGGTATGTCCTTTCTGCCGTGGTAACTGCAATTGCAAATTATGCCTCCAGGATAAGCTAGTTATGAAG GATAGACATAAAAATATGGATAGAAAGATCAAGTTAGAGAGGCTTATGTACATAATGTGCAAAATCAATCCCCTCCTAAAGCGTATACAAAAGGAGCAGAAAGTAGAGCTAGAAGTGGAAGCTACAACACTTG GAAAAGCTCTTAAAGAAGAAGATATAAAGACGACTGGACTTGATCAAGATGACCGCATATATTG TGATAATTGCAACACATCCATTGTTAATTTCCACAGAAGCTGCCCCAGTTGCTCATACGATCTCTGTCTATCCTGTTGTCAAGAACTTAGATTAGGTGTTAGATCCGAAGACCTGGATCCTGGATCCTCATATCATGATTCATTGGCTAATAACCACAAACTTGATGCTGATAAATTACAACCAGGTAGAGGTAGCCGGAAATCAAATTTAGATGGTAGCATTATTTGCCCTTCAGAAGGATGTGGTGGTTGTGGACTTCACATACTTGAACTACGACGTATATTTGAACCTAACTGGGTAGACATGCTAATTGAAAGTATAGATGAGGTCACTACTGATTTTCATCTACCCAAGATAGATTCTTGTCAAGAATGCCCCATATGCCTCAGCTTCTCGGATGCTTCTGAAACAAGAAAGGCTGCTTCAAGAGAAAAGATGCATGATAATTTTTTATACTGTCCTAGTGCTGCAGATATCGATGAACATCAAATTGACCATTTTCAAAAGCATTGGACGCGGGGTGAACCTGTGATTGTTAGAGATGTATTCAAAGAAGGATCTGGCTTGAGTTGGGAGCCGATGGTGATGTGGCGGGCGTTCAGAGGAGCTAAAAAGATAATGAAGGAAGACACTCTTAATGTGAAAGCCATTGATTGTTTGGACTGGTGTGAG GTAGAGattgatatttataattttttcaaagGTTACTTGCAAGGTCGGCAACATAGTAATGGTTGGCCAGAGATCTTAAAACTAAAGGATTGGCCTGCTTCAAATTTGTTTGAAGAATGCTTACCGAGGCACTTTGCTGAGTTTATTATGATGCTTCCTTATAGCAATTACACACATCCTGAATCCGGTATTCTCAACCTTGCTACAAAAGTTCCCAATAGTGCTCCAAAGCCAGATTTGGGACCAAAGACATACATTGCTTATGGCATCGTAGAAGAGCTTGGCCAGGGTGACTCCGTAACAAAGCTGCACTGTGATATATCTGATGCG GTTAATGTGTTGATGCACACAACAAAGGTTAATGTCTGCTCCATGCAGCAGCGAGTCATACACAATTTGCAAAAAAGCTCCAGAGTTCAAACGCCATTGTCTTCAGATAAATTGGACAATGATACTACAAAAACCATTGATGTTGGCCTCAACTTCTCCACCGACACGTTTTTCTGCGCTTGTGGAACTG GTGAAAAGTGTTCTGCTAAAGACTTTCCGTGTGCAGAGGTAGCTGGTTCTGCAAGTGTTGATCATTTGTCAGAAATATCTTTTTCTGCACAGAAAAGGGAGAATGATCAGAGAGTAAATTATAATGAAATTCACTTTGCTAATGGAGCTGGCTTCTCAAAAAGTTTTGACTGTCCAGAGCTTGCTTGCATTGATGGAGAGTCGAACTTATTTTCCGCATTCCCTGGCTTAGATGAAAATATAGTCAAAGGAGGTGCTGTATGGGATATATTCAGAAGGGAAGATGCTCCTAAGCTTCAAGAGTATTTGAAAAGGCATCAACAAGAATTTTATCACATCAACAATCTTCCTGTGAAATCT GTTGTTCATCCCATCCATGATCAAACCTTCTATTTGACTAAAACCCACAAGAAGCAACTGAAGGAAGAGTTCG GGGTGGAACCTTGGACATTTGAACAACACCTAGGCGAGGCCGTTTTCATACCGGCTGGATGTCCACATCAAGTTAGAAATAGAGTA TCTTGCATCAAAGTGGCGCTTGACTTTGTATCCCCTGAGAACGTTGAAGAATGCATTAGATTGACGGAAGAGTTTCGCTTGCTTCCCAAGAACCATAGATCTAAGGAGGACAAATTGGAG GTGAAAAAGATGGCACTTTATGCTGCAGATTCTGTTGTGAAAGAGTTTAATAAACTGAAGATTGATTCCAAATGA
- the LOC130825057 gene encoding lysine-specific demethylase JMJ26-like isoform X2 → MEIPTPENGERCRSTGTRNWRCRERALPGRIYCLKHYNESINRRQLHRPNKEISDANLVGDSSSSPSNIAVEPYRPVIDFGLQDNSGWTGGEQGFVGNDGICVSEPGFAVREVDMIGNDYNALGDPFDWVYIEPGFDPQKQVLLKSGIVNDNVVLLMTREAQFTPNRTSPEPNLKPNDQISIGGGNENTSIALGFVEPGFFDGNDGFVISEPGSAFEGKERVLGVAKDYNILGCDGEKSTCVSAQPGGIYGQKECKEKGVLIVDEQMVSKSISKMIGKNEVDGNFDEIDAQCSEVRIKEMMSQGQKRKRGRPKGSKSKKKMVDDQNMRNRSRIQQSKRVSGVFDNERNDDVGKRVRQLFESDSEQEDCFLGIKDVSFEDEKRIVGFEDQKVSVDEQVVKAKKKRGRPKGVKNKPKLGVKNSEKEKEQVHVSAAMGFRYAKIKNGSKKRNKDVTFSGEMNHEIVIALERLESAMGNKAERCRTHQGSTETMKDITVVTEFEKKVERRGRPKGWKSRMQDVKDDPSFKGTNGVKACPSLKRKKRGRPKGLRNKRLILVDGVIHKVISQGGRGFMVQEDMDILGFQGQCVNKKVDEEKVFDTSTSKQKISDRQLRARIGVEGGNKLKRERALMCHQCRRSEIKDIIVCSYCKKKRYCYSCISNWYPERTRKEVEEVCPFCRGNCNCKLCLQDKLVMKDRHKNMDRKIKLERLMYIMCKINPLLKRIQKEQKVELEVEATTLGKALKEEDIKTTGLDQDDRIYCDNCNTSIVNFHRSCPSCSYDLCLSCCQELRLGVRSEDLDPGSSYHDSLANNHKLDADKLQPDIDEHQIDHFQKHWTRGEPVIVRDVFKEGSGLSWEPMVMWRAFRGAKKIMKEDTLNVKAIDCLDWCEVEIDIYNFFKGYLQGRQHSNGWPEILKLKDWPASNLFEECLPRHFAEFIMMLPYSNYTHPESGILNLATKVPNSAPKPDLGPKTYIAYGIVEELGQGDSVTKLHCDISDAVNVLMHTTKVNVCSMQQRVIHNLQKSSRVQTPLSSDKLDNDTTKTIDVGLNFSTDTFFCACGTGEKCSAKDFPCAEVAGSASVDHLSEISFSAQKRENDQRVNYNEIHFANGAGFSKSFDCPELACIDGESNLFSAFPGLDENIVKGGAVWDIFRREDAPKLQEYLKRHQQEFYHINNLPVKSVVHPIHDQTFYLTKTHKKQLKEEFGVEPWTFEQHLGEAVFIPAGCPHQVRNRVSCIKVALDFVSPENVEECIRLTEEFRLLPKNHRSKEDKLEVKKMALYAADSVVKEFNKLKIDSK, encoded by the exons ATGGAGATTCCGACGCCGGAAAACGGCGAAAGATGTCGGAGTACAGGGACACGGAATTGGAGGTGTCGTGAAAGAGCTCTCCCTGGAAGAATTTACTGTCTAAAACATTATAATGAAAGCATTAACCGGAGACAACTTCACCGCCCTAATAAGGAAATCTCCGACGCTAATCTGGTCGGagattcttcttcttctccttccaATATTGCTGTTGAACCGTATCGACCGGTGATTGATTTCGGgttgcaagataattccggttgGACCGGTGGTGAGCAGGGTTTTGTAGGGAATGATGGAATTTGCGTTAGTGAACCGGGTTTTGCCGTTAGAGAAGTGGATATGATTGGAAATGATTATAATGCGCTTGGAGATCCGTTTGATTGGGTCTATATTGAACCGGGTTTTGATCCCCAAAAACAGGTTTTATTAAAAAGCGGCATTGTAAATGACAATGTAGTCCTTCTTATGACGAGGGAGGCTCAATTTACTCCGAACCGCACCAGTCCTGAACCGAACCTTAAACCAAATGATCAAATTTCAATTGGAGGTGGTAATGAAAACACCAGCATTGCCCTTGGTTTTGTAGAACCGGGTTTTTTTGATGGAAATGATGGTTTTGTTATTAGTGAACCGGGTTcggcttttgaaggaaaagagAGGGTTTTGGGAGTAGCAAAAGACTATAATATCCTTGGGTGTGATGGTGAAAAAAGTACATGTGTAAGTGCTCAACCTGGTGGAATATATGGACAGAAAGAGTGTAAAGAAAAGGGTGTACTAATTGTAGATGAACAGATGGTAAGCAAAAGTATATCAAAAATGATTGGGAAAAACGAGGTTGATGGGAATTTTGATGAAATTGACGCCCAATGTAGTGAAGTTAGAATCAAAGAAATGATGAGTCAAGGGCAAAAACGGAAAAGGGGTAGACCAAAAGGTTCTAAGAGCAAGAAAAAGATGGTTGATGATCAAAATATGAGAAATAGGAGTAGAATTCAGCAGTCAAAAAGAGTAAGTGGGGTTTTTGATAATGAGAGAAATGATGATGTTGGTAAGAGGGTTCGGCAATTGTTTGAGTCTGATAGCGAACAAGAAGATTGCTTTCTGGGTATAAAAGatgtgagttttgaagatgaaaagagaattgtgggttttgaagatcAAAAAGTAAgtgttgatgaacaagttgtTAAGGCAAAGAAGAAGAGAGGGAGACCAAAGGGCGTGAAGAATAAGCCAAAATTGGGTGTTAAAAACAGTGAGAAGGAGAAAGAACAAGTTCATGTTAGTGCAGCAATGGGGTTTCGTTATGCTAAGATTAAGAATGGTTCAAAAAAGAGAAATAAGGATGTAACCTTTTCTGGTGAAATGAATCATGAAATTGTGATTGCTTTGGAGCGCCTTGAATCGGCAATGGGGAATAAGGCGGAAAGGTGTAGGACCCATCAAGGTTCAACGGAGACAATGAAGGATATCACTGTAGTGACTGAGTTTGAGAAGAAAGTTGAGAGGCGTGGGCGGCCCAAAGGGTGGAAGAGTAGAATGCAGGATGTGAAGGATGATCCAAGTTTTAAGGGAACTAATGGGGTTAAAGCTTGCCCTTCTCTGAAACGAAAGAAGCGTGGGCGGCCTAAAGGATTGCGAAACAAACGGTTAATCCTTGTTGATGGAGTCATTCACAAAGTTATATCACAAGGCGGAAGGGGATTCATGGTGCAGGAAGATATGGACATTTTGGGATTTCAAGGGCAGTGTGTAAATAAAAAGGTAGATGAAGAAAAAGTGTTTGATACATCAACAAGTAAACAGAAGATCTCTGACCGCCAGTTGAGAGCAAGAATTGGGGTGGAG GGTGGCAATAAATTGAAAAGAGAGCGAGCCTTAATGTGCCACCAGTGTCGCAGATCTGAGATAAAAGATATTATTGTTTGCTCATATTGCAAAAAGAAGCGCTATTGTTACTCTTGCATTTCAAATTG GTATCCTGAAAGAACAAGGAAGGAAGTAGAGGAGGTATGTCCTTTCTGCCGTGGTAACTGCAATTGCAAATTATGCCTCCAGGATAAGCTAGTTATGAAG GATAGACATAAAAATATGGATAGAAAGATCAAGTTAGAGAGGCTTATGTACATAATGTGCAAAATCAATCCCCTCCTAAAGCGTATACAAAAGGAGCAGAAAGTAGAGCTAGAAGTGGAAGCTACAACACTTG GAAAAGCTCTTAAAGAAGAAGATATAAAGACGACTGGACTTGATCAAGATGACCGCATATATTG TGATAATTGCAACACATCCATTGTTAATTTCCACAGAAGCTGCCCCAGTTGCTCATACGATCTCTGTCTATCCTGTTGTCAAGAACTTAGATTAGGTGTTAGATCCGAAGACCTGGATCCTGGATCCTCATATCATGATTCATTGGCTAATAACCACAAACTTGATGCTGATAAATTACAACCAG ATATCGATGAACATCAAATTGACCATTTTCAAAAGCATTGGACGCGGGGTGAACCTGTGATTGTTAGAGATGTATTCAAAGAAGGATCTGGCTTGAGTTGGGAGCCGATGGTGATGTGGCGGGCGTTCAGAGGAGCTAAAAAGATAATGAAGGAAGACACTCTTAATGTGAAAGCCATTGATTGTTTGGACTGGTGTGAG GTAGAGattgatatttataattttttcaaagGTTACTTGCAAGGTCGGCAACATAGTAATGGTTGGCCAGAGATCTTAAAACTAAAGGATTGGCCTGCTTCAAATTTGTTTGAAGAATGCTTACCGAGGCACTTTGCTGAGTTTATTATGATGCTTCCTTATAGCAATTACACACATCCTGAATCCGGTATTCTCAACCTTGCTACAAAAGTTCCCAATAGTGCTCCAAAGCCAGATTTGGGACCAAAGACATACATTGCTTATGGCATCGTAGAAGAGCTTGGCCAGGGTGACTCCGTAACAAAGCTGCACTGTGATATATCTGATGCG GTTAATGTGTTGATGCACACAACAAAGGTTAATGTCTGCTCCATGCAGCAGCGAGTCATACACAATTTGCAAAAAAGCTCCAGAGTTCAAACGCCATTGTCTTCAGATAAATTGGACAATGATACTACAAAAACCATTGATGTTGGCCTCAACTTCTCCACCGACACGTTTTTCTGCGCTTGTGGAACTG GTGAAAAGTGTTCTGCTAAAGACTTTCCGTGTGCAGAGGTAGCTGGTTCTGCAAGTGTTGATCATTTGTCAGAAATATCTTTTTCTGCACAGAAAAGGGAGAATGATCAGAGAGTAAATTATAATGAAATTCACTTTGCTAATGGAGCTGGCTTCTCAAAAAGTTTTGACTGTCCAGAGCTTGCTTGCATTGATGGAGAGTCGAACTTATTTTCCGCATTCCCTGGCTTAGATGAAAATATAGTCAAAGGAGGTGCTGTATGGGATATATTCAGAAGGGAAGATGCTCCTAAGCTTCAAGAGTATTTGAAAAGGCATCAACAAGAATTTTATCACATCAACAATCTTCCTGTGAAATCT GTTGTTCATCCCATCCATGATCAAACCTTCTATTTGACTAAAACCCACAAGAAGCAACTGAAGGAAGAGTTCG GGGTGGAACCTTGGACATTTGAACAACACCTAGGCGAGGCCGTTTTCATACCGGCTGGATGTCCACATCAAGTTAGAAATAGAGTA TCTTGCATCAAAGTGGCGCTTGACTTTGTATCCCCTGAGAACGTTGAAGAATGCATTAGATTGACGGAAGAGTTTCGCTTGCTTCCCAAGAACCATAGATCTAAGGAGGACAAATTGGAG GTGAAAAAGATGGCACTTTATGCTGCAGATTCTGTTGTGAAAGAGTTTAATAAACTGAAGATTGATTCCAAATGA